In Macadamia integrifolia cultivar HAES 741 chromosome 12, SCU_Mint_v3, whole genome shotgun sequence, the following are encoded in one genomic region:
- the LOC122058003 gene encoding pyruvate kinase 2, cytosolic-like, whose amino-acid sequence MQGQMVVEEPVRLASVLTSSKPHFLPSLTKIVGTLGPKSRSVEMIEGCLKAGMSVARFDFTGFDGTYHQETLDNLRTAVKNVNKLCAVMLDTVGPELQICNKNGNPIELKVDGHVTITPDISREPSSEVLPVNYAGLAETVKKGDTIFLGQYLFTGSETTSVWLEVLETKGPNVICMVKNTATLSGFIFTMHVAQVHINLPTLTDTDKKIISTWASHNNVDFISLSYTRHAEDIRELRAFLNTHNLHEPQIFAKVENVEGLKHFDEILQEADGIILSRGNLGIDLPPEKVFLFQKAAVHKCNISGKPAIITRVVDSMVENLRPTRAEATDVANAVLDGTDGILLGAETLRGLYPIETIQTVGRICFEAECVYNQGLTFKKILKHVGEPMSHAESVASSAVRAANKVKAAIIVVFTASGRAARLVAKYRPSVPVVAIVIPRLRTNSLNWNFSGSSQARQCLGVRGVYPILASPNVATSDRATEESGLTLALNHAKSVGLLKPHDRIVVFQKIGDSSVVKIVELQD is encoded by the exons ATGCAAGGCCAAATGGTGGTCGAAGAGCCCGTACGGCTCGCTTCCGTTCTCACATCTAGTAAACCG CACTTCTTACCATCGCTGACAAAGATAGTCGGGACCCTTGGCCCAAAGTCGCGTTCTGTAGAGATGATTGAAGGATGCCTAAAGGCGGGAATGTCAG TTGCACGGTTTGATTTCACCGGGTTCGATGGAACGTACCATCAGGAAACTCTTGATAATTTGAGGACAGCAGTGAAAAATGTTAATAAGCTATGCGCT GTTATGTTAGATACTGTGGGACCAGAACTTCAAATTTGTAATAAGAATGGGAACCCCATTGAGCTGAAGGTTGATGGTCATGTTACCATTACCCCAGATATTTCTAGAGAACCTTCATCCGAGGTCTTGCCTGTTAATTATGCTGGACTCGCTGAG ACAGTTAAAAAGGGTGACACAATATTTCTTGGGCAATATCTTTTTACGGGAAGTGAGACAACCTCTGTATGGCTTGAG GTGTTGGAGACGAAGGGTCCAAATGTCATTTGCATGGTGAAGAATACTGCAACTCTTTCAGGCTTTATTTTCACCATGCATGTCGCCCAAGTGCATATCAATCTACCTACTCTAACTGACACTGATAAAAAG ATCATATCTACTTGGGCCTCTCATAATAATGTTGACTTCATTTCACTTTCATATACTCGTCATGCAGAGGACATCCGAGAG CTTAGAGCTTTCCTTAATACACATAATCTTCATGAACCTCAAATATTTGCCAAAGTTGAAAATGTGGAG GGTTTAAAGCATTTTGATGAGATCCTGCAAGAAGCAGATGGTATTATACTTTCCCGTGGGAATTTAGGAATAGACCTACCCCCTGAAAAG GTATTCTTATTTCAGAAGGCTGCTGTTCATAAGTGTAACATCTCCGGGAAGCCTGCCATAATTACCAGAGTGGTGGATAGTATGGTTGAAAATCTGCGGCCTACTAGGGCAGAAGCCACTGATGTCGCAAACGCTGTCCTTGATG GCACAGATGGTATTTTATTAGGTGCAGAAACACTTCGAGGTCTCTATCCTATTGAGACAATACAAACCGTTGGGAGAATTTGTTTTGAA GCTGAATGTGTTTACAACCAGGGTCTTACTTTCAAGAAAATACTCAAACATGTTGGAGAGCCAATGTCACATGCAGAATCTGTTGCTTCATCAGCG GTACGTGCTGCAAATAAAGTCAAGGCAGCGATCATTGTCGTGTTCACAGCATCTGGAAGAGCAGCAAG GTTGGTTGCTAAATATCGGCCATCTGTGCCCGTGGTGGCTATTGTGATTCCACGTCTTAGGACAAATTCATTGAACTGGAATTTCTCCGGGTCATCACAG GCTAGGCAATGCCTTGGTGTGAGGGGAGTCTATCCTATATTGGCTAGTCCCAATGTG GCAACATCAGACCGGGCAACTGAAGAGTCTGGACTAACACTTGCCTTGAATCATGCTAAATCTGTTGGCTTGCTCAAGCCTCATGACCGGATAGTGGTC